The Flammeovirga yaeyamensis genome segment GTAAAGAAGGTACTGCTAAAGTAAATTATGATGCTTACTTTGGTGTATCGACTATTTCTAAAAAATTAGGCATTTTAACTGCTGACGAATACCGTTCAGCTACTGCTGCAGAAGGAACTACTCCACTAGATTTAGGAGCAAATACGGATTGGCAAGAAGTGATGACACAGCAAGCAGTGACTCAAAATCATAATTTGGGTGTTTCTGGAGGAACAAAAACAACTCAGTATAGATTCTCTGTCAATTATCTTAACCAAGAAGGTATTATGATTAATTCGGGTATGGAAAGAATTGGTGCCCGTATGAATATCACTCAAAAGTTATCCGATAAAGTAACGCTTGGAGCAAACATGATGGGTTCATTCACTAAAAACAACAACCTTCCATACGGTGTTGGCGGTGCCCTAGATGGTGGTGTCATCAATAACATGATCCGTATGTCTCCACTCCTTCCACAAGACTATTCTTCAGCAAACCAATTGGAGAAGAACCCTTATATCATGGCCACGAATGTAAGAGATTTTACCAACACCCAAAGAGTTTTAGGTAATGCTTTTTTAGAAGCTGAATTAATCCCTGGATTAAAAGGCAAATTAAATGTTGGTGGTGATTTAACTTCAGCAAAGAGAAATGCTTATTTACCTGGTACTATTGAATGGGTTGGTAAAGGAAATGGAAATGCAGATGTTCGTAATAACTTCCTTCATAACATGCTTTTTGAAGGTACATTAAACTATACAAAAACATTTGGTGATACTAAATTGAATGCTCTTGCTGGTTATACTTATCAAGCATTTGGGTCGGAGTACAATGCCATAAATGCTACTGGATTCCAAGTAGATAATATTGCAGAGTATAACCTTAACGCTGCTAGTGGATTGGTTATTCCAGATTCAAACAAAGAATCTAATAAACTGATTTCTTGGATTGGTAGAGCAAATGTGAGTTTTAAAGATAAATATGTCTTTACTGGTACACTTAGAGTTGACGGATCTTCAAGATTTGGTGCGAATAATAAGTGGGGGCTATTCCCTTCAGTTTCTGGTGCGTGGAGAATTTCAGAAGAGGACTTCTTATCAACAAGCACAGTGTTTAGTGATTTAAAACTTCGTGCAGGTTGGGGTATTACTGGTTCTCAAGAAATTGGTAACTACCGTTCACTTCCTACTTTAGATGGCGGTAAATCGTTCAGTGCTGTAGGAATTGGATCGGGTGTAACGTATAACAATTATGCTAACCCTGATTTGAAATGGGAAGAAACTTCTCAAATCAACATTGGTTTGGATTATGAATTATTCGAAGGCAAAGTATTTGGTACTATCGATGTATATCAAAAGCACACAAAAGATTTATTGTTAGAGCTTCAAGCCGCTCAACCTGCGCCAGTTGATATATTCTTACAAAATGTTGGTGAATTGAAAAATCAAGGTATCGAGCTATCAATTAACACAGTCAACGTAGCTAAAGATAATTTCACATGGCAAACAGGAATTGTTGCCGCTCACAACAAAAATGAGGTATTAAATATTGGCGATTATGATCAAATCCTTACGGGTGCTGTTGGTGGTCGAGGTCAGGTAGGTCAATTTGCCCAAGTCATTCAAAAAGGACTTCCTTACGGTACTTTTTATGGTAAAAGATACGAAGGACTAGATGAAAGTGGTAATGCGATTGAATCAGATGATCTTCATGTATTAGGACAAGCACTACCAAAATGGACTTTAGGTATCAATAACTCTATGACGTTCGGTAAGTTTGATTTTAATTTCTTCTTTAATGGTGCGTTCGGACATCAAGTATTTAATAACACAGCACTTGAATTCTCTTCTACTAATGATATCTACAGCGATCAATCTACTTATAATGTGATGAAAAATGCAGTAGATGAAGGAATCAGAGCGACAAAATACAATTCTAAATTTATTGAGGATGCTTCATTCTTGAGATTATCAAACCTAACATTA includes the following:
- a CDS encoding SusC/RagA family TonB-linked outer membrane protein, translated to MKKLLRFFSLMLLMTIAFTSTLYAQERKLTGTILDENKTPLPGVNVIVTGTSKGTTTDFEGSFSILVSESAKTLSFSYIGFFEQVVEIGNKTKFSIILKEDAKQLSEVVVVGYGQMEKKDVTGAMSSVKAEDFNQGVMSSPDQLIQGKIAGVQMTPSSGEPGAGVNIRVRGGTSLTASNEPLYVIDGFPIDNTASDPGTSGVYSNSARKNPLATINPADIESFDILKDASATAIYGARGANGVIIITTKKGKEGTAKVNYDAYFGVSTISKKLGILTADEYRSATAAEGTTPLDLGANTDWQEVMTQQAVTQNHNLGVSGGTKTTQYRFSVNYLNQEGIMINSGMERIGARMNITQKLSDKVTLGANMMGSFTKNNNLPYGVGGALDGGVINNMIRMSPLLPQDYSSANQLEKNPYIMATNVRDFTNTQRVLGNAFLEAELIPGLKGKLNVGGDLTSAKRNAYLPGTIEWVGKGNGNADVRNNFLHNMLFEGTLNYTKTFGDTKLNALAGYTYQAFGSEYNAINATGFQVDNIAEYNLNAASGLVIPDSNKESNKLISWIGRANVSFKDKYVFTGTLRVDGSSRFGANNKWGLFPSVSGAWRISEEDFLSTSTVFSDLKLRAGWGITGSQEIGNYRSLPTLDGGKSFSAVGIGSGVTYNNYANPDLKWEETSQINIGLDYELFEGKVFGTIDVYQKHTKDLLLELQAAQPAPVDIFLQNVGELKNQGIELSINTVNVAKDNFTWQTGIVAAHNKNEVLNIGDYDQILTGAVGGRGQVGQFAQVIQKGLPYGTFYGKRYEGLDESGNAIESDDLHVLGQALPKWTLGINNSMTFGKFDFNFFFNGAFGHQVFNNTALEFSSTNDIYSDQSTYNVMKNAVDEGIRATKYNSKFIEDASFLRLSNLTLGYTFDMNEVKFVKNLRLYVSGQNLFVITNYSGYDPEVNAPSGGTQVPPIGIDYNNYPAARTFIGGLSVEF